Proteins from a genomic interval of Deferribacterota bacterium:
- a CDS encoding lipid-A-disaccharide synthase N-terminal domain-containing protein — protein sequence MQMSKFELYLLIIGFAGQFCFFMRFFIQWVYTEKYRESIIPVVFWYFSLAGGILLLTYAILRKDIVFTVGQAGGAFVYLRNLYFIKRNRNVKSD from the coding sequence ATGCAAATGTCAAAATTTGAATTATATTTACTTATAATTGGTTTTGCAGGGCAATTCTGCTTTTTTATGAGATTCTTTATACAATGGGTCTATACTGAGAAATATAGGGAGAGTATAATACCTGTAGTATTTTGGTATTTTAGTTTAGCAGGTGGTATTTTACTTTTAACCTATGCGATTCTAAGGAAAGATATAGTTTTTACAGTTGGACAAGCTGGTGGTGCCTTTGTGTATCTAAGAAATCTATATTTTATAAAAAGGAATAGGAATGTCAAATCAGATTGA